In Methylobacterium sp. WL1, the sequence GGGCGCCGCCTGTGCCGGCAGGGCGCCGAAATGGCGCTCGGCCGCCTCGACGATCGCCTCGTGGGTGACCGCGCCGGCCCCGGCCACGACGATCCGGTCCGGCGTGTATTCCCGGGCGAGGTAGGCGCGGATGCCGGCCTCGTCGAAGCTCCGGATCGTCTCGGGGCGCCCGAGGATCGGCCGTCCGACCGGCTGGTCCGGGAAGGCGGCCTCCGTGAAGGCGTCGTAGACCACGTCGTCCGGGGTGTCCTCGACGGCGGCGTATTCCTGCAGGATCACGCCCTTCTCGCGGGCGAGCTCGCCGGCATCGAACACCGAATCGGTGAGGATGTCGCCGATCACGTCGAGGGCGAGGCCGGCATCCTCGCCGAGCACCCGGGCGGTGTAGCTCGTCCCCTCCGTGGAGGTGGCGGCGTTGATCTCGCCGCCGACATTCTCGATCTCCTCGGCGATCCTCTGGGCCGAGCGCGTGCGCGTCCCCTTGAACGCCATGTGCTCGATGAGGTGCGACAGCCCGGCCTCGTCGGCGCGCTCGTTGCGCGAGCCGGCCCCGACCCAGACGCCGACGCTGGCGGTCGCCACCCCGGGCATCGGCTCGGTCACCACCGTGACGCCGTTGGCGAGCCGCGTGGTGCGCAGGGACGGGGAGGCGGCGTGCGTGGAGAAATGCTGGTTCATCGCGGGCTCAGGCACCCTTCGTGATGCGGGCGCGCGCGCGGATCAGCCGCTCCACGGCGGCCTGATCGTTGGCCACCGGGGTCATGCGCTCGGGCCGGTCCATGAGGTCGGCGAGGTGCGGCGGCAGGGGCGGGCGCAGGCCGCCGGTGGCCTTGGCGACCGCGTCGGGGAATTTCGCGGGGTGCGCCGTGGCCAGGGCGACGACGGGGGTCGCGGGATCCCGCTCCAGGAGCCGGCGGCCGGCGCGCACCCCGATGGCGCTATGGGGATCGAGCACGATCCCGGTGGCGGCCTGGGTCAGGGCGATCTCTTCCATCACGTCGGGCTCCGGCACCGCGACGGCGTCGAACTCGGAGCGGATTGAGGCCAGGATCTCCGGGCTCAAGGAAAAGCCGCCGGACTGCTTCAGCCCGGACATCAGCCGCGACAGCGCCGAGGCGTCGCGGCCGAGCGCCTCGAACAGCAGCCGCTCGAAGTTGGACGAGATCTGGATGTCCATGGAGGGCGAGGTCGTGGGCACGACGCCGCGCAGCGCGTAGGCGCCGTGCTCCAGGGTGCGCACCAGGATGTCGTTGGCGTTGGTGCCGATCATCAGCCGCTCGATCGGCAGCCCCATCCGCTTGGCGACCCAGCCGGCGAGCACGTCGCCGAAATTGCCGGTCGGCACCGCGAAGGAGACCGGCCGGTGGGGGGCGCCGAGCGCCACCGCGCTGGTGAAGTAGTACACCGCCTGCGCCGCGACCCGGGCCCAGTTGATCGAGTTGACCCCGGACAGGCGCACCGAATCGGCGAAATCCGCGTGCTGGAACAGGGCTTTGACCAGGTTCTGGCAATCGTCGAAGG encodes:
- the thrC gene encoding threonine synthase, producing the protein MLHVSTRGEAAPLSFSDALLAGLARDGGLYVPQTWPQIGRAEIAGFAGKPYAEAAKRVLRPLIDGEIEDTDLDRMIDESYATFRHPAVCPLTQLDDNLFLLELFHGPTLAFKDVAMQLLGRLMDHVLTKRDTRATIVGATSGDTGSAAVEAFGGLDRVDIFILYPHGRVSEVQRRQMTSVPAQNVHALAVDGTFDDCQNLVKALFQHADFADSVRLSGVNSINWARVAAQAVYYFTSAVALGAPHRPVSFAVPTGNFGDVLAGWVAKRMGLPIERLMIGTNANDILVRTLEHGAYALRGVVPTTSPSMDIQISSNFERLLFEALGRDASALSRLMSGLKQSGGFSLSPEILASIRSEFDAVAVPEPDVMEEIALTQAATGIVLDPHSAIGVRAGRRLLERDPATPVVALATAHPAKFPDAVAKATGGLRPPLPPHLADLMDRPERMTPVANDQAAVERLIRARARITKGA